One uncultured Caproiciproducens sp. DNA segment encodes these proteins:
- a CDS encoding helix-turn-helix transcriptional regulator, with the protein MYERIRNLREDRDLKQKDMAELLLIGQTTYSDYELGKLNIPIPVLVQLAKYYGTSLDYLVGLTDVEKPYPKKKE; encoded by the coding sequence ATATATGAAAGAATCAGAAATCTGAGGGAAGACAGGGATTTAAAGCAAAAAGATATGGCAGAGTTGCTTTTGATCGGGCAGACGACCTATTCCGATTATGAACTGGGCAAGCTGAATATTCCCATACCGGTACTTGTTCAGCTGGCGAAATACTATGGAACCAGCCTTGATTATCTCGTCGGTCTTACGGATGTGGAGAAGCCTTATCCCAAAAAGAAAGAGTAA
- a CDS encoding Smr/MutS family protein codes for MHQIKYGSVLEVDIHGMTAGEAKRGLEQILSRADKDITELRVIHGYNSGQVLRDMVRRQLKHPRISAKLISLNPGETRILLK; via the coding sequence ATGCATCAGATAAAATATGGCAGCGTTCTGGAAGTGGATATTCATGGGATGACCGCCGGCGAGGCCAAACGCGGTCTGGAACAGATTTTAAGCCGCGCGGACAAGGACATTACGGAACTACGGGTGATCCACGGCTACAACAGCGGCCAGGTACTGCGCGACATGGTGCGGCGTCAGCTCAAGCACCCGCGCATATCCGCAAAACTAATCAGTCTGAATCCTGGTGAAACAAGAATTCTTTTAAAATAA
- a CDS encoding glycosyltransferase family 2 protein, translating to MMPTVYLVIPCYNEEEVLPETVKRLTVKLNSMMEAGRADKKSRMLLVDDGSRDRTWELISRYSEENELVSGIKLAHNRGHQNALLAGLMTAKEYCDCAISLDADLQDDIEVLDQFADKFIDGCDVVYGVRNKRETDTFFKRTTAQGFYKFMKVLGVDVVYNHADYRLMSRRALEALGEYKEVNLFLRGIVPLIGYRSDYVYYDRNERFAGESKYPLKKMLSFALDGITSFSVKPLKMISTLGVVLSFLSVIGLIYALISYFMGLAVEGWTAIVCSIWLLGGIQLLCLGVVGGYIGKVYSEVKARPRYQIEEFKK from the coding sequence ATTATGCCGACAGTATACTTGGTAATTCCCTGTTATAACGAAGAAGAAGTGTTGCCTGAAACGGTCAAACGGCTGACAGTGAAGTTGAATTCCATGATGGAAGCCGGGCGGGCAGACAAGAAAAGCCGGATGCTCCTTGTGGATGACGGCAGCCGCGACCGCACGTGGGAGCTGATCAGCAGATACAGCGAGGAAAACGAGCTGGTCAGCGGCATTAAGCTGGCGCACAACCGCGGACACCAAAACGCGCTATTGGCGGGGCTGATGACCGCGAAGGAATACTGTGACTGCGCGATCAGCCTGGATGCGGATTTGCAGGACGACATTGAAGTGCTCGACCAGTTCGCCGACAAGTTTATCGACGGCTGCGATGTGGTTTACGGGGTGCGCAATAAGCGCGAAACCGATACGTTTTTTAAACGCACCACAGCGCAGGGATTTTATAAATTTATGAAGGTGCTTGGCGTTGACGTGGTGTACAACCACGCGGATTACCGCCTGATGAGCCGCCGTGCGCTGGAAGCGCTTGGCGAATACAAGGAAGTCAACCTGTTTTTGCGCGGGATTGTGCCGTTGATCGGCTACCGCAGCGATTATGTGTATTATGACAGGAACGAGCGCTTTGCGGGCGAATCGAAATATCCGCTGAAAAAAATGCTTTCGTTTGCGCTTGACGGCATTACCTCCTTCAGCGTAAAGCCGCTGAAGATGATCTCAACCTTAGGAGTAGTTCTGTCGTTTCTGAGTGTTATCGGTCTGATTTACGCACTGATTTCTTATTTTATGGGCCTTGCGGTCGAAGGTTGGACGGCAATTGTGTGTTCCATCTGGCTGCTCGGCGGAATTCAGCTGCTGTGCCTTGGCGTGGTGGGCGGCTACATCGGCAAGGTTTACAGTGAGGTAAAAGCAAGGCCGCGCTATCAAATTGAAGAATTCAAAAAATAA
- a CDS encoding YfhO family protein produces the protein MLTRGGKQNYYLKALFYGMAISFLFFIPFIIFDNGYFLFYGDFNVQQVPFYQMCHDAVRSGNIGWSWTTDLGANFIGSYSFYLLGSPFFWLTIPFPSWVVPHLMGPLLILKFGCASLTGFLYLKRYVKNPDYAVIGGMLYAFSGFSVYNIFFNHFHEAIVFFPLMLWALDEYMYKRRRGIFALTVFVCCFVNYYFFAGQVVFTLIYGFTRLLSGNWKISLRDFLLLFCEAVIGVLCAGILLVPTVLAVIQNPRVDNPPEGWNALLYDWNQRYVHILECFFFPPDIPARPNFTPKSEAKWASLGAWLPLFSMTGVIGFMRMRQKHWLKKLLGILFLMAFVPILNSAFQLFNASYYARWFYMLTLMMSLATVISLEQECIDWKSAIKWTTGITLGIALPIGLMVHTTQSDGNKVTSYGLEDYPTRFWTYVAIALLSLTLLTIIFKWYRRDKKLFIRRCMGGVAIISVLYSLYFIALGKTQSDDAHKELIPYSLNGGADIKLPDTKNCRIDVYDGMDNQAMYWQIPTIQAFHSIVPGSIMDFYPSIGVQRDVGSRPDVKYYGLRGLTSCRWLFDSAASGKNFTGDEGADNPAMPGWTFYAAQNGFNIYQNEYYIPMGFSYDSYITRAEYEQVDKESRHLLLLKTLVLEADDVKKYSGILSHDDDFQSSEFTQSAYFEDCLKRKSESCSSFDRDNGGFAAKITADKERLVFFSVPWEGGWSAQVNGKAAEIVKVNVGFMAVKVPAGESVIRFNYTTPGLKLGVMVSLGGAGLFLIFYLVTRAYDKKNPRKRKTYRIKYEDNPEGGGQNGQTPIDPTVPCTTETKE, from the coding sequence ATGCTGACTCGCGGAGGGAAACAAAATTATTATTTGAAAGCCTTATTTTACGGCATGGCAATATCATTTCTCTTTTTCATACCGTTTATTATCTTTGATAACGGTTATTTTTTGTTCTATGGTGACTTCAATGTGCAGCAGGTGCCGTTTTACCAAATGTGCCACGACGCGGTGCGCAGCGGAAACATAGGCTGGAGCTGGACAACCGACCTTGGGGCCAACTTTATCGGCTCCTATTCTTTTTATCTGCTGGGCAGCCCTTTTTTTTGGCTGACCATTCCTTTTCCGAGCTGGGTGGTGCCGCATTTGATGGGCCCGCTGCTGATTCTGAAATTCGGCTGCGCCTCGCTGACAGGATTTCTTTACTTGAAAAGATACGTTAAAAATCCGGATTACGCGGTGATCGGCGGGATGCTGTACGCGTTTTCAGGATTTTCGGTATACAATATATTCTTCAATCATTTTCATGAAGCAATTGTCTTTTTTCCGCTCATGCTTTGGGCGCTGGACGAATACATGTACAAAAGGCGCAGGGGCATTTTTGCGCTGACCGTGTTCGTCTGCTGCTTTGTGAATTATTATTTCTTTGCGGGACAAGTTGTTTTTACGCTGATATATGGGTTTACTCGCCTGCTGAGCGGAAACTGGAAAATTTCACTGCGCGATTTTCTGCTCCTTTTCTGCGAGGCGGTCATCGGCGTTCTGTGTGCCGGTATTCTTCTTGTTCCCACGGTTCTGGCGGTGATACAGAACCCGCGCGTTGACAATCCGCCGGAGGGCTGGAATGCGCTGCTCTATGACTGGAACCAGCGATATGTGCATATTCTGGAATGCTTCTTCTTCCCGCCGGATATTCCGGCGCGACCGAACTTCACCCCCAAATCCGAAGCGAAATGGGCTTCGCTCGGCGCTTGGCTGCCGCTGTTCAGTATGACCGGCGTCATCGGCTTTATGCGTATGCGCCAAAAGCACTGGCTGAAAAAACTGCTTGGAATTTTATTCCTGATGGCGTTTGTTCCGATTCTGAATTCCGCGTTTCAACTCTTTAACGCTTCTTATTATGCGCGCTGGTTCTATATGCTGACGCTGATGATGAGCCTTGCGACGGTCATTTCGCTGGAGCAGGAGTGCATCGACTGGAAAAGCGCCATCAAGTGGACCACCGGCATCACGCTCGGGATCGCGCTTCCCATCGGGCTGATGGTGCATACGACGCAGAGCGACGGAAACAAGGTAACGAGTTATGGGTTAGAGGACTATCCGACCCGCTTCTGGACCTATGTTGCGATTGCGCTTTTGAGCCTGACTTTGCTGACCATTATTTTCAAATGGTACCGCCGAGACAAAAAGCTGTTCATTCGCCGCTGCATGGGCGGGGTGGCGATTATCTCTGTGTTATATTCTCTGTATTTTATCGCGCTTGGCAAGACCCAGAGTGACGACGCCCACAAGGAACTGATCCCTTATTCCTTAAATGGCGGTGCGGATATTAAGCTGCCCGACACTAAAAACTGCCGCATTGATGTTTACGACGGCATGGATAACCAGGCCATGTACTGGCAGATTCCGACCATTCAGGCGTTTCACAGCATTGTACCGGGTTCTATTATGGACTTTTACCCGTCCATCGGCGTACAGCGCGACGTGGGTTCCCGCCCGGATGTAAAATATTACGGCCTGCGCGGGCTGACAAGCTGCCGCTGGCTGTTTGATTCGGCGGCGAGCGGCAAGAATTTTACCGGCGACGAGGGTGCGGACAACCCCGCAATGCCCGGCTGGACTTTTTATGCCGCACAGAACGGGTTTAATATTTATCAGAATGAGTATTATATACCCATGGGGTTCAGCTATGATTCCTATATTACCCGCGCGGAATACGAACAGGTCGATAAGGAGAGCCGTCACCTGCTGCTGCTGAAAACTCTGGTGCTGGAAGCCGACGACGTTAAAAAATATTCCGGGATTCTCAGCCACGATGACGACTTTCAATCCAGCGAATTCACACAGAGCGCTTATTTTGAGGACTGCCTGAAACGCAAGTCGGAGTCGTGCTCCTCATTTGACCGCGACAACGGCGGTTTTGCGGCAAAAATCACGGCCGACAAGGAACGCCTTGTGTTTTTCAGTGTTCCGTGGGAGGGCGGCTGGAGTGCGCAGGTCAACGGCAAGGCTGCCGAAATCGTCAAGGTGAACGTCGGGTTCATGGCGGTGAAGGTGCCGGCGGGCGAGTCGGTCATCCGCTTCAACTATACTACGCCGGGCCTGAAGCTCGGAGTTATGGTTTCCCTTGGCGGCGCGGGACTGTTTTTGATTTTTTACCTTGTGACAAGAGCGTACGACAAAAAGAATCCGCGCAAAAGGAAAACGTACCGGATCAAATACGAAGATAATCCGGAAGGCGGCGGGCAGAACGGTCAGACACCAATTGATCCCACAGTGCCCTGCACGACCGAAACGAAAGAATGA
- the yfbR gene encoding 5'-deoxynucleotidase, producing the protein MFHFYAMLSRMKYINRWGLMRNTRSETLSEHSFDTAVIAHALAVLRNTRFGGKVSPERAALLALYHDATEIITGDLPTPVKYYNPKIRSAYREVETVAQNKLLSLLPADLKPSYESVFTAGAEGDSELLPLVKAADKLSAVIKCMEEQGMGNSEFSKAEAALRQAVVAMHLPEADCFVKEFLPSYALTLDEQD; encoded by the coding sequence ATGTTCCATTTTTATGCAATGCTGTCGCGCATGAAATATATCAACCGTTGGGGATTGATGCGAAACACGCGCAGCGAGACCCTGAGCGAGCACAGCTTTGATACCGCCGTCATTGCCCACGCGCTGGCCGTGCTGCGCAACACCCGTTTCGGCGGAAAGGTCAGCCCCGAGCGCGCCGCTCTTCTCGCGCTGTACCACGATGCAACCGAAATCATTACCGGCGACCTGCCCACGCCGGTCAAATATTACAACCCTAAAATCCGCTCCGCGTACCGCGAAGTCGAAACCGTGGCGCAGAACAAACTTTTAAGCCTTTTGCCCGCCGATTTAAAACCGAGCTATGAATCCGTTTTCACCGCCGGCGCCGAAGGCGACAGCGAACTGCTGCCCTTAGTGAAGGCTGCGGACAAGCTTTCCGCCGTAATCAAGTGCATGGAAGAACAAGGAATGGGCAATTCCGAGTTTTCAAAGGCCGAAGCCGCCCTGCGTCAGGCAGTCGTAGCCATGCACTTGCCGGAGGCCGACTGTTTTGTGAAGGAATTCCTTCCGTCCTACGCTCTGACCCTTGATGAACAGGACTGA
- a CDS encoding LCP family protein, which produces MSKTKKSQNKGKLKKGLIRNFAILFLSVILLVSGVGCVYADQMLGRINFVPLDDSASKVATAPIFQEGTASGETSAEAGVLGGLYHDDAITNILVMGVDDYQPNDPGRSDSMMLVSVDSRHKKLKLTSFMRDMYVAIPGHGSQRLNVAYSTGGPQLSVSTIEANFGTDIDRFVLIDYASFSKIVDKLGGVNMTITSAEAKLVNQYSGDKRRNLTAGTFLLSGKQALYYSRIRAIGDDFERTERQRKVFSSIIAKFKTANIGTINQALYDILPLVTTNMTKNEVLNMAANALTYLNYPVSQNRIPANNEYMSERVTIAGTIADVLVPDLDKATKNIADFIFEGNLPSKTYQGK; this is translated from the coding sequence GTGAGTAAAACAAAGAAAAGCCAAAATAAAGGTAAACTTAAAAAAGGATTAATCCGAAATTTTGCAATATTATTTTTGAGCGTTATTCTTCTTGTTTCCGGTGTCGGCTGTGTTTATGCCGACCAGATGCTGGGAAGAATCAACTTTGTTCCGCTGGATGATTCCGCCTCCAAGGTTGCGACCGCTCCGATTTTTCAGGAAGGCACCGCCAGCGGCGAAACCAGCGCCGAAGCGGGCGTTCTGGGCGGGCTGTACCATGACGACGCCATCACCAACATTCTCGTGATGGGCGTGGATGATTACCAGCCGAACGACCCCGGCCGCAGCGACAGTATGATGCTCGTTTCGGTTGACTCCCGCCACAAAAAACTGAAGCTGACCTCTTTTATGCGCGACATGTACGTTGCCATTCCGGGTCACGGCAGCCAGCGCCTGAATGTCGCTTATTCAACGGGCGGGCCGCAGCTGTCCGTTTCCACCATTGAAGCAAATTTCGGCACCGACATCGACCGGTTTGTATTGATCGATTACGCGTCGTTTTCTAAAATCGTGGACAAACTGGGCGGCGTGAACATGACGATTACGTCGGCGGAGGCAAAACTGGTCAATCAATACTCCGGCGATAAAAGACGCAACCTGACCGCCGGCACCTTTTTGCTCAGCGGCAAACAGGCCCTGTACTATTCGCGCATCCGCGCCATCGGCGACGACTTTGAGCGCACCGAGCGTCAGCGCAAGGTTTTTTCAAGTATCATCGCAAAATTCAAGACGGCAAATATCGGCACCATCAATCAGGCGCTGTATGATATTCTTCCCCTTGTGACGACCAATATGACAAAAAATGAAGTGCTGAATATGGCCGCGAACGCACTCACCTATCTGAATTACCCCGTCAGCCAGAACCGTATCCCGGCAAACAACGAATATATGTCCGAAAGGGTTACCATCGCCGGAACCATTGCGGATGTGCTTGTTCCCGATTTGGATAAAGCAACTAAAAATATAGCAGATTTTATTTTTGAAGGCAATCTGCCAAGCAAAACGTATCAGGGGAAATAA
- a CDS encoding aminotransferase class I/II-fold pyridoxal phosphate-dependent enzyme translates to MSTPLYTALLNHKELNRASFHTPGHKNSPLALPQDLLSLDFTELPDTDSLFEAAGPILEAERLAAKLFHAERTCISAGGCTLCIQAMLRLAAPNGGKIVCSRVLHRSAVNAMALLDLQPVWTMPDQIISAVEKNPDAKAVYVTSPNYYGELLDIPAIAQACKKADVPLLVDNAHGTHLMFTEPKLHPLALGASMTACSAHKTLNVLTGGAWLNIADIRFAAGAKDAMALFGSTSPNYAVMASLDLARAWLEAHKNEYIALQQRVRQIKDTALEHGIAIPEGLTDPTRITLNIASIGLSGTAAAEIFRGAGVEPEYADGAHVVLIATPFNTESDFARLEDAIELLPTRAPLPVHAEIPPLPPVKASLRAAVFAASETVPLESALGRIAAEAACPCPPGVPVVMPGEEITKEVLQFLQGYGFFSIKVLK, encoded by the coding sequence ATGTCCACTCCGCTTTACACCGCGTTACTAAATCACAAAGAATTAAACCGCGCCTCGTTTCACACGCCGGGTCATAAAAACAGTCCCCTCGCCCTGCCGCAGGATCTGCTTTCACTGGACTTCACCGAACTGCCGGACACCGACAGCCTGTTTGAAGCGGCCGGCCCGATTTTAGAAGCGGAACGCCTCGCGGCAAAGCTGTTCCATGCGGAGCGCACCTGCATTTCGGCGGGCGGATGCACCCTGTGTATCCAGGCCATGCTCCGGCTTGCCGCGCCGAACGGCGGAAAAATCGTCTGCTCCCGCGTACTGCACCGCAGCGCGGTCAACGCTATGGCTCTGCTCGACCTTCAGCCGGTGTGGACCATGCCGGATCAGATTATTTCGGCGGTTGAAAAAAATCCGGACGCAAAGGCGGTTTATGTAACCAGCCCGAACTATTATGGGGAACTGCTGGATATTCCCGCAATTGCGCAGGCTTGCAAAAAAGCGGATGTTCCGCTCCTTGTGGACAACGCCCACGGCACGCATCTGATGTTTACCGAACCAAAGCTGCACCCGCTCGCCCTTGGCGCGAGCATGACCGCCTGTTCCGCGCACAAAACGCTGAACGTACTGACCGGCGGCGCGTGGCTCAACATTGCGGACATCCGCTTTGCGGCGGGCGCGAAAGACGCCATGGCGCTTTTCGGCTCCACCAGCCCCAACTACGCGGTAATGGCCTCGCTCGATCTGGCACGCGCTTGGCTGGAAGCGCATAAGAATGAGTATATTGCCCTTCAGCAGCGTGTCCGGCAGATAAAAGATACCGCTCTTGAACACGGCATTGCCATTCCGGAAGGTCTGACGGACCCGACGCGCATCACCCTAAACATCGCCTCCATCGGCCTGAGCGGCACCGCTGCCGCCGAAATCTTCCGGGGCGCGGGCGTGGAACCGGAATACGCCGACGGTGCGCATGTGGTTTTGATCGCGACCCCGTTCAACACGGAAAGTGATTTTGCGCGTTTGGAGGACGCTATCGAGCTGCTTCCGACAAGGGCACCGCTGCCCGTTCACGCGGAAATTCCTCCGCTTCCACCCGTGAAAGCCAGTCTGCGTGCTGCTGTTTTCGCCGCTTCGGAAACGGTCCCGCTCGAAAGCGCGCTGGGAAGAATCGCCGCGGAAGCTGCCTGTCCCTGCCCGCCGGGCGTTCCGGTTGTAATGCCCGGCGAGGAGATTACAAAAGAGGTACTCCAGTTTTTACAGGGGTATGGCTTTTTTTCAATAAAAGTGCTAAAATAA
- a CDS encoding cyclic-di-AMP receptor, producing the protein MKLVLAIVSNDDSGMVSAALTKDGFSVTKLATTGGFLMAGNTTFIVGTEDDKIDQVISTIAKQSSRRTQLVPSTTTMDVGMYSSFPVEVTVGGSTIFVLNVDRFEKV; encoded by the coding sequence ATGAAACTGGTACTTGCGATTGTAAGCAACGACGACAGCGGCATGGTTTCCGCCGCGCTGACCAAAGACGGCTTTTCCGTTACAAAGCTTGCAACGACCGGCGGTTTTTTAATGGCGGGCAATACCACCTTCATCGTCGGCACAGAAGATGACAAGATCGATCAGGTCATCTCCACCATCGCAAAGCAGAGCAGCCGCCGCACCCAGCTTGTTCCAAGCACAACAACCATGGACGTCGGCATGTATTCCTCGTTCCCCGTTGAGGTCACCGTGGGCGGCTCAACCATCTTTGTTTTGAATGTGGATCGATTCGAGAAGGTATGA
- a CDS encoding ATP-binding protein, which produces MSSLRLIGFSGNEEIKKQLELSFDEGRLAHAIILEGSSERNELAATLAKAAVCSDPGVRPCGKCSGCVKAQAGSHPDIFTLDGDANPRAFPIDTIRQIRSDAYIRPNEAATKVYLLYGVQNMSEASQNALLKVFEEPPENVLFLLTATSASALLSTVRSRAQIFSLEGARAAAGDPLYIEKFAAAITAVNETDLLFLAADLIKDKEKLRAVLPQLLLVLRDAVVLRSGGTACLSGQKETAAALGAGLTRGKLLSLLAEVEKTQRALDQNANAALLVTALCANLRAAAGR; this is translated from the coding sequence ATGAGCAGCCTTCGTTTAATCGGATTTTCCGGCAATGAGGAAATTAAAAAACAGCTGGAACTCTCGTTTGACGAGGGCCGGCTTGCACATGCTATTATTTTAGAAGGTTCTTCCGAAAGGAACGAACTTGCGGCGACTCTGGCCAAAGCGGCCGTATGCAGCGACCCGGGCGTTCGCCCATGCGGAAAATGTTCCGGCTGTGTTAAGGCGCAGGCCGGTTCCCACCCCGACATCTTCACGCTTGACGGCGACGCGAATCCGCGCGCCTTTCCCATTGACACGATTCGCCAAATCCGTTCGGATGCGTATATCAGGCCGAATGAAGCGGCAACCAAAGTGTATTTATTATACGGCGTACAGAATATGAGCGAAGCTTCGCAGAACGCGCTTTTAAAAGTGTTTGAAGAGCCGCCCGAAAACGTGCTGTTCCTGTTAACGGCAACGAGCGCGTCCGCGCTTTTATCGACCGTTCGCTCGCGCGCACAGATTTTTTCATTGGAAGGCGCCCGCGCGGCGGCTGGCGACCCCTTGTATATCGAAAAATTCGCGGCGGCGATTACCGCCGTAAACGAAACGGATCTTCTGTTTTTAGCGGCAGATCTCATCAAAGATAAAGAGAAACTGCGCGCCGTTCTGCCCCAGCTTCTGCTGGTTCTGCGCGACGCGGTGGTTTTGCGCTCGGGCGGAACCGCTTGCCTTTCCGGTCAGAAGGAAACGGCGGCGGCGCTCGGTGCGGGGCTGACCCGCGGCAAGCTTTTGTCGCTGCTGGCCGAAGTTGAAAAGACGCAGCGCGCGCTTGACCAAAACGCGAACGCGGCGCTGCTTGTAACGGCTTTGTGCGCAAATTTGCGCGCTGCCGCAGGAAGATAA
- a CDS encoding stage 0 sporulation family protein, with product MAEVIGVRFKNVGKVYYFDPDGNILKQGNMVIVETARGIECGEVAMENRQVSDDGIVQPLKKLIRVATSDDLKKVEENTVKEKSAFNVCLKKITAHKLEMKLVDVEYTFDNTKILFYFTADGRVDFRELVKDLASVFRTRIELRQIGVRDEAKMLGGLGICGRPFCCSTFLGGFQPVSIKMAKEQGLSLNPVKISGTCGRLMCCLKYEQEAYLDLIRSTPSVNSIVMTPSGKGTVTDLNMLTGVLQVRLESAPDAAPQTFQTAQVKLIKGGQVNIDRSELEELKKLEKD from the coding sequence ATGGCCGAGGTTATTGGCGTTCGATTTAAAAATGTAGGAAAAGTATATTATTTTGACCCGGACGGGAACATTCTGAAACAAGGCAATATGGTAATTGTCGAAACCGCCCGCGGAATTGAATGCGGTGAAGTAGCAATGGAGAACCGTCAGGTCAGTGACGACGGCATTGTTCAGCCGCTGAAAAAGCTGATTCGCGTTGCCACAAGCGATGATTTGAAAAAAGTAGAGGAAAACACCGTAAAGGAAAAATCTGCTTTTAATGTCTGTTTGAAAAAAATCACCGCGCACAAGCTTGAAATGAAGCTTGTGGATGTGGAATACACATTTGACAATACAAAAATACTGTTTTACTTCACCGCCGACGGGCGTGTGGATTTTCGTGAGCTGGTCAAGGATCTGGCGTCGGTTTTCCGCACCAGAATTGAGCTGAGGCAAATCGGTGTGCGCGACGAAGCCAAAATGCTCGGCGGCCTAGGAATCTGCGGCCGGCCGTTCTGCTGTTCCACTTTTCTGGGCGGCTTTCAGCCGGTGTCCATTAAAATGGCCAAGGAACAAGGTCTTTCGCTTAATCCGGTCAAAATTTCCGGTACCTGCGGCCGTCTGATGTGCTGCCTGAAATATGAGCAGGAGGCTTATCTCGATCTGATTCGCTCTACCCCAAGCGTTAATTCTATTGTCATGACGCCGTCCGGTAAGGGCACGGTTACGGATTTGAATATGCTGACCGGTGTTTTGCAGGTGCGCCTTGAATCCGCACCGGACGCGGCTCCCCAGACCTTTCAGACCGCGCAGGTAAAGCTGATTAAGGGCGGTCAGGTGAATATTGACCGCAGCGAGCTGGAAGAACTGAAAAAACTGGAAAAAGATTAA
- a CDS encoding 4Fe-4S binding protein gives MAYTISDDCISCGACAAGCPVNAISEGDGKYVIDADLCTECGACADVCPVGAPAQE, from the coding sequence ATGGCATACACAATTAGTGATGACTGCATTTCCTGCGGCGCATGTGCAGCAGGTTGTCCTGTTAACGCAATTTCCGAAGGTGACGGCAAATACGTCATCGACGCTGATCTTTGCACAGAATGTGGTGCTTGCGCGGATGTTTGTCCGGTAGGCGCTCCTGCACAGGAATAA
- a CDS encoding methyltransferase codes for MLLEDEHLEPLAREISVIVSQTHRFNTDTILLAAFSVPRTGETCADFGTGCGAIPLIWSAKAKPKKIYGIEIQEDACEMARRSVELNHLADAVEIVRCDITGIKRRAALPANRFDLIACNPPYKTEGAGLKNPQESLRIARHEVACSFAEIARNAAYLLRFGGRFCCCLRPERLCGVMLDLREAGLEPKRLRLVQQRADKAPSLFLLQANRGGKPGMVIDPVLLIEDGGGYSEEMTKIYGEYAQNKGAEIK; via the coding sequence ATGTTGTTAGAAGACGAACACCTTGAGCCGCTCGCGCGCGAAATTTCCGTCATTGTCTCGCAGACACACCGCTTTAATACCGACACCATCCTGCTTGCCGCGTTCTCCGTGCCGCGCACGGGTGAAACCTGCGCGGATTTCGGCACGGGCTGCGGTGCCATTCCGCTGATTTGGAGCGCGAAAGCGAAACCGAAAAAAATTTACGGAATTGAGATACAGGAAGACGCCTGTGAAATGGCCCGCCGCTCGGTGGAGCTGAATCATCTGGCCGATGCGGTTGAAATTGTCCGCTGTGACATAACCGGTATTAAAAGAAGAGCCGCACTGCCTGCGAACCGGTTCGATTTAATTGCCTGCAACCCTCCCTATAAAACAGAGGGCGCGGGATTGAAAAATCCGCAAGAATCCCTCCGCATCGCGCGGCACGAGGTTGCGTGCAGCTTTGCGGAAATCGCGCGGAACGCGGCGTACCTTCTGCGGTTTGGCGGCCGCTTTTGCTGCTGTCTCCGCCCGGAACGCCTTTGCGGCGTCATGCTTGACCTGCGGGAAGCGGGGCTGGAACCGAAGCGCCTGCGGCTGGTGCAGCAGCGCGCAGACAAAGCGCCGTCCCTGTTCCTGCTTCAGGCCAATCGGGGCGGCAAACCCGGCATGGTAATCGACCCCGTGCTTCTCATTGAGGACGGCGGCGGTTATTCCGAAGAAATGACGAAAATTTACGGCGAGTACGCGCAGAACAAAGGAGCGGAAATAAAATGA